Proteins encoded by one window of Synechococcus sp. MVIR-18-1:
- a CDS encoding folate-binding protein YgfZ, producing the protein MSRLLWDERFPVLRLEGSGSRTFLQGQTSADVQQAEEGDLLPACWLDATGRVQALLEIRMDATGADVLVLAGAVDAVSQGFDRVIFPADRVRLKGTRQQRRQELLVQGQPMEPFNVCWTEDEPNQSDRFPASEAANTNQLDRWRLEQGWPLGAGELDGTTNPFELGLSPWVHLNKGCYLGQETVAKLASKGEVKQQLRSWRALSSDLQGTHPERGTVLRRQGDRAGVITSAVEIASADGSPQEWIGLALVRRQALADPQLTLDGDQGTIQLFKPQAFSEPPTRA; encoded by the coding sequence ATGAGCAGGCTCCTTTGGGATGAACGCTTCCCGGTGCTGCGACTCGAAGGGAGTGGCAGTCGCACGTTTCTTCAAGGTCAGACGAGTGCCGACGTTCAGCAGGCTGAGGAAGGTGATCTCCTTCCTGCCTGCTGGCTTGATGCCACCGGACGGGTGCAGGCCCTGCTTGAAATCCGCATGGACGCCACAGGCGCTGATGTGCTCGTTCTCGCTGGAGCGGTGGATGCCGTAAGCCAAGGGTTCGATCGCGTGATCTTTCCCGCCGACCGCGTCCGCCTCAAAGGGACCCGCCAACAACGCAGACAAGAGCTCCTGGTTCAAGGCCAGCCAATGGAGCCGTTCAATGTGTGTTGGACAGAGGATGAGCCGAACCAAAGCGATCGCTTCCCCGCCAGTGAGGCCGCCAACACCAACCAGCTCGATCGTTGGCGCCTGGAACAGGGGTGGCCTCTCGGTGCTGGTGAATTGGATGGAACCACCAATCCCTTTGAACTGGGCCTCTCCCCCTGGGTCCACCTCAACAAAGGGTGTTATCTGGGGCAGGAAACGGTGGCAAAGCTCGCTTCAAAAGGGGAAGTCAAACAACAACTGCGGAGTTGGCGCGCCCTCTCCAGCGATCTTCAGGGGACTCACCCTGAGCGCGGCACCGTGCTGCGACGCCAGGGGGACCGCGCTGGTGTCATCACCTCCGCTGTTGAGATTGCGTCTGCTGATGGGTCGCCCCAGGAATGGATTGGCCTCGCCCTGGTGCGCCGACAAGCATTGGCAGATCCCCAACTCACTCTCGACGGCGATCAAGGAACGATTCAGCTGTTCAAACCGCAGGCCTTTTCCGAGCCACCCACCCGCGCTTAG
- the pyrE gene encoding orotate phosphoribosyltransferase, whose amino-acid sequence MSQPFEHDPLLERLAKEAYRHGNFTLASGRSSNHYVNCKPVSLSGSGLALLCPAMLALVEADAAAVGGLTLGADPLVSGVALAAAQGGRTLDALIVRKQAKGHGTGAWLEGPLPEQGALITVLEDVVTTGGSSIKAVEQLRAAGYSVNRVVTIVDREEGGAAAMQAADLELHSLYRLEEVAAKSCELQA is encoded by the coding sequence ATGTCTCAACCTTTTGAACACGACCCCCTGCTGGAACGCTTAGCGAAAGAGGCTTATCGCCACGGCAACTTCACCCTTGCGTCCGGTCGCAGCAGTAATCACTACGTGAATTGCAAGCCGGTCAGCTTGAGCGGCTCAGGTCTAGCCCTGCTCTGCCCGGCGATGTTGGCTCTGGTGGAAGCTGATGCGGCAGCCGTTGGCGGCCTCACCCTTGGAGCCGATCCGCTGGTGAGTGGCGTCGCCCTTGCTGCTGCCCAGGGAGGACGCACCCTTGATGCTCTGATCGTGCGTAAGCAGGCCAAAGGCCACGGCACTGGTGCCTGGCTGGAGGGTCCCCTGCCAGAGCAGGGCGCGCTTATCACCGTTCTTGAGGATGTGGTCACCACCGGTGGGTCATCCATCAAGGCTGTTGAACAACTCCGAGCTGCTGGCTACAGCGTGAATCGGGTGGTGACGATCGTTGACCGTGAAGAGGGAGGGGCTGCTGCGATGCAAGCTGCTGACCTTGAATTACACAGCCTGTATCGCCTGGAAGAGGTGGCCGCCAAGTCCTGTGAGCTCCAAGCATGA
- a CDS encoding occludin/ELL family protein, whose translation MGPLALWQADPGHANPVVCVTSLEAPAPSSSAGEVLAPVEVSRCGPVKTTDALVTERFYTWTAPFARGVDVMHQITDLLGIAVAGPEGNRVMGFGFPDQTIVWDGSALQSTYQVLLEEQSPAIPWRTVDISNGFTSSLAEEGQVRMPIERDDPPSAPIRALW comes from the coding sequence ATGGGCCCACTCGCTTTGTGGCAGGCGGACCCTGGTCACGCCAATCCTGTGGTTTGCGTGACGAGCCTTGAAGCTCCTGCGCCTTCAAGCAGTGCTGGCGAGGTTCTTGCTCCTGTTGAGGTGAGTCGATGTGGCCCTGTTAAAACCACCGACGCATTGGTAACAGAGCGTTTTTATACCTGGACGGCACCCTTCGCTCGTGGGGTGGATGTGATGCACCAGATCACCGACCTTCTTGGCATTGCCGTGGCGGGACCTGAGGGCAACAGGGTGATGGGATTTGGCTTCCCCGACCAAACGATTGTTTGGGATGGATCTGCCTTGCAATCCACTTATCAGGTGTTGCTGGAGGAGCAAAGTCCGGCGATTCCGTGGCGCACGGTGGATATTTCCAACGGATTCACGAGCAGCTTGGCGGAGGAGGGTCAGGTCAGAATGCCAATCGAGCGGGATGATCCACCCTCAGCACCCATTCGTGCCTTGTGGTAG
- a CDS encoding hemolysin family protein, translating into MRNLLLIALLVLPAFFAAAEVSLLRLRPSRVHELREEGQPGAPAVERLQRRLRTALLMTQFGTTLSLVALGWIAKGFGQRWWPMDTPAGRWWDLAWFLVLVVLATLLSGLLPRALVLSRPEPAALQLSPVLETTMQVLRPLLSSLEVIASLLLRLVGLKPRWDALVPALTAGELETLVESGGVTGLRPDERNILEGVFALRDMQVREVMVPRSGMVTLPVEVRFAELMEAVHRTRHARFPVIGQSLDDVRGVLDLRRLAEPIARGELQKDSALEPYLSPAERVPETSNLAELLAIIRSGHPLLLVVDEHGGTEGLVTAADLTGEIVGDEPDHESAEPDLQAIEGQEGAWLVAGDLEIFELNRQLDLDLPEASEHHTLAGFLLERLQHIPAAGEALRHNGVQFEIITMRGPRIVQVRLVIPGVTNR; encoded by the coding sequence ATGCGCAACCTGCTGCTGATCGCGCTTTTGGTCTTACCGGCGTTTTTTGCAGCGGCTGAAGTCTCACTGCTGCGTTTGCGTCCGAGTCGCGTCCATGAACTCCGCGAGGAGGGCCAGCCCGGTGCACCAGCGGTCGAGCGCCTCCAGCGCCGGTTGAGAACGGCTCTGCTGATGACTCAGTTCGGGACCACCTTGTCGTTGGTGGCGCTTGGTTGGATTGCGAAAGGTTTTGGTCAGCGTTGGTGGCCGATGGACACACCAGCCGGTCGTTGGTGGGATCTGGCCTGGTTTCTTGTGTTGGTGGTTCTGGCCACGCTGCTGTCTGGGCTGCTCCCACGCGCGCTGGTCCTCAGCCGCCCTGAGCCAGCGGCCTTGCAATTGTCTCCGGTGTTGGAAACCACCATGCAGGTGTTGCGTCCCCTGCTGTCTTCCCTGGAAGTCATCGCCTCACTCCTGCTACGTCTTGTGGGCTTGAAGCCTCGCTGGGATGCCCTCGTGCCGGCACTCACAGCCGGTGAGTTGGAGACGCTCGTGGAGAGTGGGGGAGTCACGGGCCTACGGCCAGATGAACGCAACATTCTTGAAGGGGTGTTCGCGTTACGGGATATGCAGGTGAGGGAGGTGATGGTCCCTCGCTCTGGGATGGTCACCCTGCCGGTGGAGGTGCGTTTCGCCGAGTTGATGGAGGCCGTTCACCGCACCCGGCATGCGCGTTTCCCTGTGATTGGGCAGTCGCTGGATGATGTTCGTGGTGTGCTGGATTTACGCCGGTTGGCTGAGCCCATCGCCCGTGGCGAACTGCAAAAAGACTCCGCTTTAGAGCCATATTTGAGTCCTGCAGAGCGGGTGCCGGAGACCAGCAATCTTGCTGAATTGCTGGCGATTATTCGATCTGGCCATCCGTTGTTATTGGTGGTGGATGAACACGGGGGCACCGAGGGATTGGTTACGGCCGCCGATCTCACCGGTGAAATTGTTGGGGATGAGCCAGACCATGAAAGTGCCGAGCCAGACCTGCAGGCGATTGAGGGCCAGGAGGGTGCCTGGCTGGTTGCTGGTGATTTGGAGATCTTTGAGCTCAATCGCCAACTCGACCTTGACCTGCCTGAGGCCTCGGAGCATCACACGCTTGCTGGCTTTCTGTTGGAACGCTTGCAGCACATTCCTGCCGCTGGAGAAGCGCTGCGGCACAACGGAGTTCAATTTGAAATCATCACGATGAGAGGCCCGCGCATCGTTCAGGTGCGTCTGGTGATCCCTGGTGTGACGAATCGCTGA
- a CDS encoding Gfo/Idh/MocA family protein, which produces MTDPMVPVKVGVIGIGNMGWHHARVLSLLKDADLVGVSDPDAARGALAKDQFACRWFADYRDMLSEVEAVCIAVPTLLHHAVGLACLEAGLHVLIEKPIAASQDEAASLSESASRVDRLLQVGHIERFNPAFRELTKVVANEEVVVLEARRHSPHSDRANDVSVVLDLMIHDLDLVLELAGASVVHLSAAGGRSAEGPIDYVNATLGFDNGVVASLTASKMSHRKIRSLSAHCRGSLVETDFLNHTLHIHRRAHEWYSADHGELLYRNDGFIEEVSTTSIEPLYAELEHFLQCVRGRETPAVDGQQASRALRLADLIEQAVERPGVGIVLDAPI; this is translated from the coding sequence ATGACCGACCCTATGGTTCCGGTAAAGGTCGGAGTAATCGGAATCGGCAACATGGGTTGGCATCACGCCCGTGTGCTCAGTCTCTTGAAAGACGCGGATCTGGTGGGCGTTTCTGATCCGGATGCGGCGCGCGGCGCGCTGGCCAAAGACCAATTTGCTTGCCGTTGGTTTGCGGATTATCGCGACATGTTGTCTGAGGTCGAAGCGGTTTGTATCGCTGTGCCGACCCTGCTTCACCATGCCGTTGGTTTGGCCTGTTTAGAGGCTGGGCTCCACGTTTTAATCGAAAAGCCAATTGCGGCCAGTCAGGATGAAGCGGCTTCGCTCAGCGAGTCGGCGAGCCGGGTGGATCGGCTGCTGCAGGTGGGGCATATCGAGCGCTTCAATCCTGCGTTTCGTGAATTAACCAAGGTGGTGGCGAATGAGGAAGTTGTCGTACTGGAAGCCAGACGTCACAGCCCTCATTCCGATCGAGCCAATGATGTTTCGGTGGTTCTTGATTTGATGATCCACGATTTGGATCTTGTCTTGGAACTTGCTGGGGCCTCTGTGGTGCATCTATCGGCGGCTGGTGGACGTAGTGCAGAAGGGCCGATCGATTACGTGAACGCAACACTTGGATTCGACAACGGTGTGGTCGCAAGCCTGACGGCGAGCAAAATGAGCCATCGCAAGATCAGGAGCTTGAGCGCTCACTGTCGTGGAAGCCTTGTGGAAACGGATTTTTTAAATCACACCTTGCATATTCATCGGCGTGCCCATGAGTGGTATTCCGCTGATCACGGCGAGCTGCTGTACCGCAATGACGGTTTCATTGAAGAGGTGAGCACGACTTCGATCGAGCCGCTTTATGCCGAGCTGGAGCATTTTCTTCAGTGTGTTCGTGGACGTGAAACCCCCGCTGTGGACGGTCAGCAGGCATCAAGGGCCCTTCGTCTTGCCGATTTGATTGAGCAGGCTGTGGAGCGGCCAGGCGTTGGCATTGTTCTGGACGCTCCGATCTGA
- a CDS encoding glycoside hydrolase family 15 protein, whose amino-acid sequence MSIPNSTARENLDPVPWKATVLSHPNPQEQHALRLEKLKSLDVAIETVVLQRQHPVSGLLPASTANTVHGNYGDAWVRDCVYSIQCVWGLAIAHRRQHGGTTQRSWELEQRVLGLMRGLLNSMMRQASKVERFKYSLDPLDALHAKYNSANGDQVVADDGWGHLQLDATSLFLLQLAQLSRGGIAVIRNRHEVAFIQNLVYYVARAYRVPDYGIWERGDKGNEGLPERNASSIGMAKAALEALDGVDLFSSHGDGSVQVLVPQGAVVRLRRALQGLLPRESASKEVDSACLSVIGYPAWAVEERDLVERTVQRIRRELGGPYGYKRFRRDGHQTVVEDVSRLHYERAELVNFEGVESEWPLFLAYEQLTACCEERWTDAHYWQERLKILQVERQGQQLYPELYLVPDNAIELERRAPGSQQRLANDNVPLLWTQSLAWLGEMLMEGLIEPADLDPCGRRFQAEIGAEQVLVALAPTSSALATELKAQGLPVSDPETCPIQVVPSSNLNDRLSAVGGDEALRLSGLPMLRADTSDTARLYRQGDEQLAVLPAVLEEDTFFVSHDPRQLMETVLNELHLLQRHWRGEGSPLLLIPIEAALLENNPELLHDLTTRLHSGQLEDVPVCFGDLETLAHSAQWVTLPAATPRSHAHQRSDAARYLQDSTDFSDLTAAQEQELDDIPIAQLRDRLWNSHSLREQAEVLELLKRQLGHRAILSGPKGTPIELITLLEEIYHRGLSQEDWNVARRCAGAMGLVHPQLEDAVIDLLSRQKQVVVGRNYTSDSRLSAPASSPAIAALIERTCGNDGRERMLQQELLVALDGLARREPEKLKGTLTLQLGQLLLLLTSELASERQLSQDEAFEALCSEAPHAICLRLQALLNDVDHARAALQRRELLHLRGHVQWTVPEPLEECPSGSDWLQHRMRLGSLQQVPKEFYAGIWSLLHHCRGLVIGDKLERRNRLTSALVLEKTPGERNFAIQVEHLLSRIEAAEYRQLCSESLLSLMAFTTTNPDMHFEDDIALDVVIGHAVRVGWQSTHPQQDIGTYSQHKSAAWEQFYKASPAQCRQWQIEALRELAEQEGFL is encoded by the coding sequence ATGTCCATCCCTAACTCGACTGCGAGGGAGAATCTAGATCCGGTCCCCTGGAAGGCCACGGTTTTGTCGCATCCGAACCCTCAGGAGCAACACGCGCTACGCCTTGAAAAACTCAAGAGCCTGGATGTAGCCATCGAAACGGTGGTTTTGCAACGTCAGCATCCAGTGAGCGGATTGCTTCCAGCCAGCACGGCCAACACCGTGCACGGAAATTACGGAGACGCCTGGGTTCGCGACTGCGTGTACTCGATTCAGTGCGTTTGGGGCCTGGCCATCGCCCATCGTCGCCAGCACGGGGGCACCACCCAACGCAGTTGGGAACTCGAACAACGAGTTCTGGGGCTGATGCGCGGCTTGCTCAACAGCATGATGCGCCAAGCCTCAAAAGTGGAGCGCTTTAAGTACAGCCTCGATCCACTCGACGCCTTGCATGCCAAATACAACAGCGCCAACGGCGATCAGGTGGTTGCCGATGACGGCTGGGGGCATCTGCAGCTCGATGCGACCTCTCTGTTTTTGTTGCAATTAGCGCAACTCAGTCGCGGCGGGATCGCCGTGATTCGCAACCGCCACGAAGTGGCTTTCATCCAAAACCTCGTCTACTACGTAGCCCGGGCCTACCGCGTGCCCGACTACGGAATCTGGGAGCGTGGGGACAAGGGGAATGAAGGATTACCCGAACGCAACGCCAGCTCCATTGGCATGGCCAAAGCGGCACTAGAAGCCCTCGATGGAGTGGATCTGTTTAGTTCCCACGGCGATGGATCGGTGCAAGTGCTGGTGCCTCAAGGCGCTGTCGTCCGCTTGCGCCGGGCACTCCAAGGACTGCTGCCAAGGGAATCGGCTAGCAAAGAAGTCGACAGCGCTTGTCTGTCTGTGATCGGCTACCCAGCCTGGGCGGTGGAGGAGCGAGACCTGGTGGAGCGAACCGTCCAGCGAATCCGGCGGGAGCTAGGAGGCCCCTACGGATACAAACGCTTCCGCCGGGACGGACATCAAACCGTTGTCGAGGACGTCAGTCGACTGCATTACGAACGGGCCGAACTGGTCAACTTCGAAGGCGTGGAATCGGAGTGGCCTCTCTTTCTGGCCTATGAGCAGCTAACAGCCTGCTGTGAAGAGCGTTGGACCGACGCGCATTACTGGCAAGAACGGCTCAAAATCCTGCAGGTCGAACGTCAGGGCCAACAGCTCTACCCAGAGCTCTATTTGGTTCCAGACAATGCGATCGAACTTGAACGACGGGCACCGGGAAGCCAACAACGACTAGCCAACGACAACGTGCCTCTGCTCTGGACCCAGAGCCTTGCCTGGCTCGGGGAGATGCTGATGGAAGGACTGATCGAGCCAGCGGACCTTGATCCCTGCGGGCGCAGATTTCAGGCCGAGATCGGCGCCGAACAGGTCCTGGTTGCCCTTGCACCAACCAGCAGCGCACTCGCAACCGAACTCAAGGCACAAGGGTTGCCAGTGAGCGATCCAGAGACCTGCCCCATCCAGGTCGTGCCATCCAGCAACCTCAACGATCGCCTCAGCGCCGTTGGAGGCGATGAGGCTCTCCGCTTGAGCGGTCTACCGATGCTCCGAGCCGACACCTCGGATACAGCCCGCCTCTATAGGCAGGGCGACGAGCAGCTTGCCGTCCTACCGGCTGTCTTGGAAGAGGACACCTTTTTCGTGAGTCATGACCCACGCCAGCTGATGGAAACGGTTCTCAATGAACTGCACCTGCTGCAGCGGCACTGGCGCGGAGAGGGTTCTCCGCTCTTATTGATCCCGATTGAAGCCGCCCTGCTGGAGAACAATCCAGAACTGCTGCATGATCTCACCACGCGTCTGCACTCAGGGCAGCTTGAAGATGTTCCCGTTTGCTTCGGCGACCTAGAAACACTCGCCCACAGCGCTCAGTGGGTGACGCTGCCAGCCGCAACACCTAGGAGCCATGCCCATCAACGCAGCGACGCAGCGCGTTACTTGCAGGACTCCACCGACTTCAGTGACCTCACCGCAGCCCAAGAGCAGGAGCTGGATGACATCCCCATCGCTCAACTCCGTGACCGTCTATGGAATAGCCATTCACTTCGGGAACAAGCCGAAGTGCTTGAACTGCTGAAGCGCCAACTCGGTCATCGAGCGATCCTCAGCGGCCCGAAAGGAACACCGATTGAGCTGATCACCCTGCTGGAGGAGATTTACCACCGCGGGCTCAGCCAGGAGGACTGGAACGTAGCTCGCCGTTGCGCAGGCGCGATGGGGCTCGTCCATCCCCAACTTGAGGATGCTGTCATCGACCTGCTCAGCCGCCAGAAGCAAGTGGTCGTGGGAAGGAACTACACCAGCGACTCTCGCCTCAGCGCCCCGGCCTCAAGCCCGGCGATCGCTGCCTTGATTGAACGCACCTGTGGCAATGACGGCCGTGAGCGCATGTTGCAACAGGAATTGCTGGTCGCTCTTGATGGTCTTGCCCGTCGAGAACCGGAAAAACTCAAGGGGACGCTCACCCTGCAGCTCGGTCAACTCCTGCTTCTGCTCACCTCAGAGCTCGCATCCGAACGCCAACTGAGTCAGGACGAAGCCTTTGAAGCCCTGTGCAGCGAAGCCCCCCATGCGATCTGTTTGCGTCTTCAAGCACTCCTGAATGACGTCGACCACGCCCGAGCAGCCCTACAGCGACGCGAGCTGCTTCACCTGCGCGGCCATGTGCAGTGGACCGTGCCTGAGCCCCTTGAAGAATGCCCCAGCGGATCGGACTGGCTCCAACACCGGATGCGACTGGGCTCCCTGCAGCAGGTCCCGAAAGAGTTCTATGCCGGCATCTGGTCCTTACTGCATCACTGCCGCGGCCTTGTGATTGGAGACAAGTTAGAGCGACGAAACCGGCTCACTAGCGCCTTGGTGCTCGAAAAAACGCCAGGAGAGCGCAACTTCGCCATTCAGGTTGAGCACCTGCTCAGTCGCATTGAAGCCGCTGAATACCGCCAACTGTGCTCTGAAAGCCTGCTCTCGCTGATGGCCTTCACGACGACCAACCCCGACATGCACTTTGAAGACGACATCGCACTTGATGTGGTGATTGGTCATGCCGTTCGGGTGGGCTGGCAAAGCACCCATCCCCAACAAGACATTGGAACCTACAGCCAACACAAATCTGCAGCTTGGGAACAGTTTTACAAAGCCTCTCCAGCGCAATGCCGCCAGTGGCAAATCGAAGCGCTACGGGAGCTGGCTGAACAAGAAGGTTTTCTCTAA
- a CDS encoding WecB/TagA/CpsF family glycosyltransferase — MDITSTGPRDQRRFQVLGVPVDACRDVTAAAIGVHADGGGQIVTLNAEMTMAARANPRLGAVIADADLVVPDGAGVVWALRLQGVRVRRSPGIELAWELLGYAEAHGWSVALVGAAPQVMERLCDRLVVERPELQLVLAQHGYLSEEDWPELEASLCELNPDLVLVALGVPRQELWTQRLKATQTGVWMGVGGSFDVWAGLKERAPQWASRFQVEWLYRLLQEPSRWRRYLALPQFVWAVLVSGSRRKPAKQKQATGKTTE, encoded by the coding sequence ATGGACATCACCAGCACCGGTCCGCGTGATCAACGTCGCTTCCAAGTGCTTGGGGTGCCAGTGGATGCGTGTCGCGATGTCACTGCAGCAGCCATTGGTGTGCATGCCGATGGGGGAGGTCAGATCGTGACCCTGAATGCCGAGATGACGATGGCAGCACGAGCCAACCCTCGTTTGGGTGCCGTGATTGCTGACGCCGATCTGGTGGTCCCCGATGGTGCAGGCGTTGTGTGGGCTCTTCGTTTACAAGGCGTGCGCGTTCGCCGAAGCCCTGGTATTGAGTTGGCGTGGGAACTATTGGGTTACGCCGAGGCCCATGGTTGGTCTGTGGCGCTCGTGGGTGCTGCGCCGCAGGTGATGGAACGCTTGTGTGATCGCTTGGTGGTGGAGCGCCCTGAACTGCAATTGGTGCTGGCGCAACATGGCTATCTCAGCGAGGAGGATTGGCCCGAGCTCGAAGCAAGCTTGTGCGAGCTCAACCCTGACTTGGTGCTTGTGGCGCTCGGCGTTCCCCGTCAAGAACTTTGGACACAGCGTTTAAAAGCCACGCAAACCGGTGTCTGGATGGGAGTTGGCGGCAGCTTTGATGTTTGGGCTGGCCTCAAGGAACGAGCGCCACAATGGGCAAGCCGTTTCCAAGTGGAATGGCTTTATAGGCTTTTGCAGGAACCAAGCCGCTGGAGGCGTTATCTCGCGTTGCCCCAGTTTGTTTGGGCTGTTTTGGTCAGCGGAAGCCGACGGAAGCCTGCCAAACAAAAGCAAGCAACAGGAAAAACAACGGAATGA
- a CDS encoding photosystem II reaction center protein K, producing MAAYTLDLLAQLPEAYQAFGPLIDILPIIPLFFLLLAFVWQASVGFR from the coding sequence ATGGCTGCTTACACCCTCGATTTGCTGGCCCAGTTACCTGAGGCCTATCAAGCCTTCGGTCCGCTGATCGACATCCTGCCGATCATTCCGTTGTTTTTCCTGTTGCTTGCTTTTGTTTGGCAGGCTTCCGTCGGCTTCCGCTGA
- the tgt gene encoding tRNA guanosine(34) transglycosylase Tgt, producing the protein MFQFEIQATCRNTGARCGCFHTPHGPVMTPRFMPVGTLGTVKGVTTSQLAETGAQMVLSNTYHLHLQPGEEIVADAGGLHRFMGWDGPMLTDSGGFQVFSLGDLNRIDDEGVDFRNPRNGSRILLTPERSMQIQMRLGADVAMAFDQCPPYPATENDVAEACRRTHAWLGRCADAHQRDDQALFGIVQGGCFPHLRELSARTVADFNLPGIAIGGVSVGEPVEEMHQIVRQVTPLLPADRPRYLMGIGTLREMAVAVANGIDMFDCVLPTRLGRHGTALVGGERWNLRNARFRQDHTPLDASCPCIACRQHTRAYLNHLIRSEELLGLTLLSIHNLTHLIRFTTAMGQAIRDGCFSEDFAPWEPSSRAHHTW; encoded by the coding sequence GTGTTCCAGTTCGAGATTCAGGCCACTTGCCGCAACACGGGCGCTCGTTGTGGATGCTTCCACACACCTCACGGTCCCGTGATGACGCCACGGTTCATGCCCGTGGGCACGCTGGGCACCGTGAAAGGGGTGACCACCTCCCAATTGGCAGAGACCGGCGCCCAAATGGTGCTGTCCAACACTTATCACCTGCATCTCCAACCTGGAGAGGAGATCGTTGCTGACGCCGGGGGGCTGCATCGGTTCATGGGCTGGGACGGTCCGATGCTCACCGATTCCGGTGGCTTCCAGGTGTTCAGCCTCGGCGACCTCAACCGCATTGACGACGAAGGGGTCGACTTCCGCAACCCTCGCAATGGCAGCCGCATCTTGCTGACCCCAGAGCGGTCGATGCAGATCCAAATGCGCCTTGGCGCTGATGTGGCCATGGCCTTCGATCAATGTCCGCCCTATCCAGCCACAGAAAACGATGTCGCGGAGGCCTGCCGGCGCACGCACGCCTGGCTAGGCCGCTGTGCAGACGCCCATCAACGCGACGATCAAGCCCTGTTTGGGATTGTGCAAGGTGGTTGTTTCCCCCACCTTCGGGAGCTGAGCGCGCGAACGGTGGCGGACTTCAACCTCCCCGGCATCGCCATCGGCGGCGTCAGCGTTGGCGAACCGGTGGAGGAGATGCATCAGATCGTGCGCCAGGTCACACCCCTGTTACCCGCTGATCGCCCCCGCTACCTCATGGGCATTGGCACCCTGCGTGAAATGGCAGTCGCTGTCGCCAATGGAATCGACATGTTTGATTGCGTTCTGCCCACCCGTCTGGGACGGCATGGAACGGCACTGGTTGGGGGCGAGCGCTGGAACCTGCGCAACGCTCGGTTCCGGCAGGACCACACGCCGTTAGACGCAAGCTGCCCCTGCATCGCCTGCCGCCAGCACACCCGTGCCTATCTGAATCATCTAATTCGTAGTGAGGAACTGCTCGGCCTCACGCTCTTGAGCATCCATAACCTCACCCATTTGATCCGATTCACCACCGCGATGGGGCAAGCCATTCGTGATGGTTGCTTTTCAGAGGATTTCGCTCCGTGGGAGCCGAGCTCCAGAGCCCATCACACGTGGTAG
- a CDS encoding adenosylcobinamide-GDP ribazoletransferase — translation MPSAPSWLRDLVGAWIFYSVLPAWPWPQPRFERIARFAPWIGLVIGGLQAGLWWLLSGLEWPQVALVPAVLALGLWLTGGLHFDGLMDTADGLAAGPERCLEAMEDSRVGASGVQLSVVVLLLQFAALVRLGPLAPIALLVTSALARVSPLWAMARFAYLRVNGTAGFHRRHQKGLGDVVPTLVLLVVLSPLNPLFQQLSFWMAPLCLLSALVVAEWLGRRLGGMTGDGYGAVVMLSETSGLLLMALLAPSLGSGAG, via the coding sequence ATGCCTTCAGCGCCCTCGTGGCTGCGCGATTTAGTGGGTGCCTGGATTTTTTATTCCGTGCTGCCTGCCTGGCCCTGGCCTCAGCCTCGCTTTGAACGCATCGCCCGCTTTGCTCCTTGGATCGGCTTGGTGATTGGTGGTTTGCAGGCGGGATTGTGGTGGCTTTTGTCCGGTTTGGAATGGCCTCAAGTCGCGCTCGTTCCAGCTGTTTTGGCCTTGGGGTTGTGGCTCACTGGTGGGCTCCATTTCGATGGGTTGATGGATACGGCTGATGGTCTCGCTGCAGGGCCTGAGCGTTGCCTGGAGGCGATGGAGGACAGCCGTGTGGGTGCCAGTGGTGTGCAGTTGTCCGTGGTGGTGCTGTTGTTGCAGTTCGCTGCTTTGGTGCGCTTGGGGCCGCTGGCACCGATCGCTTTGCTGGTCACGAGCGCTTTGGCAAGGGTGTCGCCCCTTTGGGCCATGGCGCGGTTCGCTTATTTGCGGGTGAATGGAACGGCTGGTTTTCACCGCCGTCACCAAAAGGGTCTTGGAGACGTTGTTCCCACCCTGGTTTTGTTGGTGGTGTTGAGCCCACTGAACCCACTGTTTCAGCAGCTGTCGTTTTGGATGGCTCCTCTTTGTTTGCTGAGCGCTTTGGTTGTGGCTGAGTGGCTTGGCCGGCGCCTCGGAGGGATGACGGGAGATGGTTATGGAGCTGTTGTGATGCTCAGCGAGACCTCTGGTTTGTTGTTGATGGCCCTGTTGGCGCCTTCTCTGGGCTCGGGGGCAGGCTGA